The window aatcattgctagTAATTATGCAGGCATAATATCTATTTGTAGGCTAAGTTTCAGTAAGTTAAAGTACATATTCCTTTAGAAGTCAAGTGTTCCTCACAAACAACATCAGAAAAATCTTAAACTTTCTTGTTAAGTTGAAGACAACTTAAGTAACTTATATCTTTCACGTGTGCTGTTTCAAGTTATGCTGCCTCCTTTGGTGCTACTTTGGAATTTTAATCCTCGTTTATTATCTTATGACAGTGCAGTAATGATAGCGAAGAAGATATGTTTGGCGACTATGACAGCTTTTGTGGAAACGATTTTTTGCTAACTCAAGTTGATGATATAGAGCACGAATACTTGCAGGATAAGAATGTGGATATTAAAGCAGCTGGAGACATCGTACTTGGGAATCTTCAGGCCAGAGTTCACCAGGACAAAGAAGATAATATTTCTACTTCAGAAAATATGGTTGTTCTTAAAGCTGACAAAGAGGATGATTTccaaatgaatgaaaatgacCTAGTGGACAGGAATCAAGAACCAAGTGGATCTGTTTTAGATGAGTTGCCATCATCACAACTTCtgtattttgagaaaatgaATGAGCTTTCTTCAGGTTCTAGAAAATCTGCAGGCACAGAAGAGAGGGATAAATGCATAGGTTCTTCCTTGGACAAAATCAGGAGTCCGGTATCTTTTTGTCCTGAAGCTGAACCCAAGAATAGAACTACTGACTTTTCCTCAGACTCAAAGTGTGATTTACTGAAAACTGAGAGTCTTAAAGATCATCTGAAAAGTGCTATGACTGGGAATGCCAAAGCCCAGACTCTGCAGGTCTCTAAGACCAAGCAGCTTAAAGAAGCTGTTTTATCTGAAGAGATCTGTGTTGCTAGGAAAACTATTGGATCTTCTTCTGTTGATATAGGCCCTTTTTATGGATTACCTAGTAAAGTTAAAGATCTACTCAAACAGTTTCGAGGGATTGAAACACTTTATGGTAATATAACTGATTgtttgttgaaagaaaaaagtaaagcatTTCCCATTTTACTCATTACACTGAAAAACTGTTTAAGGTAATATTTAATGTAAACCATATTGGAAAGTAGTTGGTTTATCTTATTAAgtggttattttgctttttttgattGGGGGTGGTTGATATGGATTATAAAATACTTCGGAAGGCTTGATCGCTGATCAAACACTAGGCCTAAAGTATTTTATATGCAACAGAGGCACTTCGATATTGAGTAACATACCCTTAGGGCTTgctaataattcttttttttattaattttgcagAGTGGCAGCACAATTGCTTAATGTTAGAATCTCTACAGCAAAGAAAGAATTTAATATACTCATTGCCAACCAGTGGTGGAAAAACACTTGTAGCTGAAATAATAATTCTCCAAGAATTACTCTGCAGGCAGAAGAATGTTCTGATGATCCTGCCATATGTTGCCATTGTCCAAGAAAAGGTCTGAATACAGTGTTTCTGATACTGCCTGTCTTTTCTGATATGCCTTGTTACTTGGCTGGTTTTAACGCTAGTGTTAGGAAACTCCATGGTTTTCATAAATAGATGGTGGGAAGTGAGTGACTTCTCAACGCTGCTCTGAGGGTCAGTAATTACTAATAAAGCAGACTGAAATTACAAGGTAAAAATACTGAGTCATAAAGTAAAATGTGCTAAATTTCAAAATAGTAGCTTTTTGCAATGTTGTATTTAGTTCTACAGTCTTAGATCTGCACTGTCCAACTTGCCAAAGAAATAGTCTggaaataaaaactatttttttaatataaaggaAAAGTGAGTTTTAAAGAACAGATGTAACCTTAGCTTGATAATTTCTTTACACACTTCAGCTTTGCAGTTGGAAAAGGTAGTTATAGCTGTATGTTTTCACTAATTCATACAGTTGATTGTGGGGTGGGTTGTTTATGTGCATGCTGAGTTCTTGAGACAGCTCTGAAATCCAAAATGAGCTTGAGTTTGTTCTCTAatttatctttgcttttttcaggTTAGGGGTTTATCAAGTTTTGGGATAGAACTGGGTTTCCTGGTTGAAGAATATGCAGGAAGTAAAGGAAGATTTCCACCAATCAAGAGGAGAATAAAAAAGTCTCTTTATATTGCTACTATAGAAAAAGGACATGCTCTAGTGAATTCCTTGATTGAGACAGAAAGAATTGATGACCTTGGTCTGGTTGTAGTAGATGAGGTATAGTACCAAATTTATTTAGACTTATAATCcgtgattttttaaatattcataataTGCAATTTTTAGCAAATAACAGTTTTTTgattatttggttttgctttgagaGTTCATAATGAAATTATTACTACTTAATTACTGCATTGGTATCTAATTCTGTAATattaaatgttgtttttctttaactgaagCATTTGTTGCTATATCAGAACAATAGATTCTGTACTGAGAGAAGTATTGTGTTAGTGGTTGATGGTGAATTGCTTATTAACTGCTTGTTAATTAGATATCTCTGATtaggaaaaacataaataattttaatcatATGAAAGGTATTTTATGAATCCCAGAACTGAACTGCTAAATGTGGAACCATGAGACTTTGTGTCTGGTATTAATAATGACTAAATGAAACTTTTAGAAACAATATTAAGTAACAATGGACTGACAATTGCCCTTTACTCTGCTTTTTGGTGGTGTGGCTGAGTAGTGTTACTATGGATTGATTGTGGAGCTCCCGTGTAACATCAAGCAGGGATGTTTAATTCATGGAATGTTTCAGGATGACAGAAGATGGCTTAAGAATTaacttcttctttttctgataGTAGCTGGCTACCAGAAATTTTTTCACGTTGCTTTTCACTGTAAGTGTtgcttaaaatacagtttaaaattgGTTTAGGCTGGTGAACACAAAGATCTTCACACTGATTGTTTACGCTGAGGAGTTAAGTCTGTGTAAGTTATAGTCTAGTTGACCAAAAGGTAAATCTTATCTGCATTTGGGTTTGGGTCtggttttttgtcatttttaagtGTTGTTACAGTGAGGCTATACTCCAAAAGGAGCTTAGCAGTCAAAATTTAACAGAAGGTTATAATGAGGAAGTCCAATAAAGACATTCTTGTAATAATTGCATAAGACTATGTaatttgtttggctttgtttgtttgtttttgtggagaTACTCTTTAACTCAGTAATgttctcatattttctttttcccctctgtgcaCAGTTGCATATGCTTGGTGAGGGAAGTCGTGGAGCAACGCTGGAAATTACTCTTGCAAAAATTCTTTACACCAGTAGTAAGTCATAGCTGCAGTTAATGTTGCTAAAATACTGTAGTGATGGCATCTCTAGACAAAAGTCAGGCTTTTGCTTTCTGGATTTGTGGTGTTtcatctgcttttgaaaaccaTGGCATGATTCCATGCAATAACAGTGTTTGCTCATTTAAGTGTTAGAGTCAGTTTACCCTGTAACAATGGGCTGGGTgtttttgaagcattttttattcttctctgaGAAACTCTGTGTATTGTTAAATGTCTTCCATTTCTTCGCGTGAGCCCCTTAGCCATTCCAACTAAAAGCTTCTGTAGAGAAGGATTCCTTTTTTATGTTTACGTCTTGGGTAATATTTCTTAGCTGTATCTCTATTCAGACCTGCCACTTTGCTATGTAAAAAGACTGACAATGGAGAAGCAGGCTTATGAATTAAATATGGAGCAGAAGTAATAAAAATTGTGAACATGGCAATAAATTCTTTTCAACTTCTGTTTTACAGAGAACATACAAATCATTGGAATGAGTGCAACTTTAAATAATGTTGCAGACCTTCAGAAGTTCCTGCAAGCAGAGTACTATACTAATAATTTTAGACCGGTTAGTATACAAGATGACATAAACTAGTAAAGATATTTGGCTTCGAAGTTATAGAAAATCTGTTTAGGGTCATATCACAGCTTTTGTGCTTAATTTCATGGTGCAGTGTAATATAGCACCTGCTACCGTTAGGCATTGTACCAATACCATAATAGCACTATGCACAAATGCAAGTGTCTCTATAATGTGTTAAGCTGTTTGTGTCAATTTAACTAAACCAATTTCTAAGTTACAGCTACTGTGATAAATTGTTACAGTTTGTTTGGTAGAAGTAGAATCTGGACTGTTGGTGCTTGAATACTGTCATGATGATGTTTTATCAGTGGTTCATGCAATACAACATTTGTTGTGTTCTTTATTATAATTAGACATTTTCTGAAGGCAGATGATTAAAacaattaacttttaaaaaaaattcttgatgGGGTGGGGTGTGCGCTTATGTGCATGCAAGTATGTAAATATAGTGTGAtgcttataaaaaaaatcagctgttaaTCACTAATAGGAAGACTTGGTAATTCAGCTGAAGTTTCTGGTTATGGCTTATATCTCTAGGTAGAGTTAAAGGAATACGTAAAGATACGAGACACCATTTACGCAGttgacagcaaaacagaaaagggcTTTACTTTTTCACGTCTCCTCAATTTCAAGGTAAAAAGGAAATGCTTATAGTTACTTTGAATTATAGTTAAgaagttgtggtttttttacacTGATTTGTTTACAGTGCTTTTACTAAAGAAATTGCTTAAACTTGATAGTTTGTTTGTCATacctgtaagaaagaaaatggtagGAAGGAAAAAGCCCTTGAAAATACCAAATGCTTAACttgattttaactttttttttactgctcttAAGATAGAGGTAGGTGTTTCTCCAGTATTTTGGTGTGTGAAGAGCAATGGATTTGAGTATTCCAGATACCTAatgctttgtggttttggtAGATTTTTCTCAACAGTTGATCACTCTTAGATGATACTAAGGAAAGgcatctttttgtttgttgtcaGCTTATTAATGCCTGAGAGGGATGCatttcaacatttaaaaagaaaaatgcgAGTTATGGTAGGCTGCCACTAGCACAAGTGATATCACTACGTTGTCACTAAAAGAAATTGAAGCgtaaaggggaaaaagcaacaCATTCACTTCTTACATCCATGTATCCCCCAGTTCAAGCCATGTGTGTTCATGAACTTTTGCAAGTGAGGGATTGAGAGAAAAGCTTATCCTTCAACTTGCAGTTCTGTCATGTTAAAGCAAATGGGAGTACTCTAGTGAAggctgaaaacaaatattgaatACTTAGTTTGAGACTTAATTTCTaagtttaaaatgtaaacattttgtCAATGTATGTTTATGATAGTATTCTAGTAATCTGGAGAAAGCAGATCCTGACCACATCATTGCATTGGTTACTGAGGTTATTCCTAAATATTCCTGCCTCATCTTTTGTCCCACTAAAAAGAACTGTGAAAATGTGGCTTCAATGGTGTGCAAATACCTCCAGAAGTAAGTTACtaccatgatttttttaattatatatggAATAATTGGTCAGAATTTAGGATTTATCTCTGCTAGTTTGCAAGTGACTCTCCCTGAAGCTCAGTAGTAAATACTTTCAATATGGAATTGTATAAAGTTATTAAAAGCTTGTTATAGGAAACTGCTCAAGACTTCTTAAACAAATGTTTTAccaaaacagtttttatttttaaaacaaattagttGACAAAGTGGtaaatagaggaaaaataataaagagaaaagtCAAACCTTGTGTCTCTTTGGCACTGGTTTCCGCAAGgttagtaaataaatattttctgtatagtCTGGTGTTTGGTTACATGTTACTACTTGGTTGAGTATCTGTGTTTCATACCTTGTTGCAAACATAAGTTGTAAACTCTAAACTAGGCTTAATTAATAAAGAGTAAGacttatgttttgtttcatttaagtGTGGTTTGATACACTCGTAATGGTCTAGCGAAGTTAAATTGTATGCAAgaagaaactattttaaaataaatataaaaactcTCTCTTGCTATCAAAGTTGAAACCATTTTTGGTACATCTATAGTCTTCACTATGAGCTGATATGAGCTCTCTTTCTATTCTTCAATGCACTTGATACCTACACCTGTCAGTATTTGATCCATTCTGTACCTGTGCTTACAAATACAAAAGTTCTGTTGCAACTTTAACAGTCTCTTGTGTATTGCTATTTTAATGTTACTGGGACTATTTCTCCAACCTAGAGGTCTAGTTAAAGGAATGGATAACAAACCAAAATAGTAAGCATgtctgtcttgattttttttttttttttagttaatggTTCATCAAAGTCtaaaataatgcttttcctcctccaagAGAATTTAGAGCTcacagggagaaagagaaacaagatCTTATCAAGGACCTAAAAAACATTGGAAATGGAAGTGTCTGTCCTGTTCTAAAGCAAACAATCCCTTTTGGTGTTGCCTATCACCATAGTGGCCTTAcaaatgatgaaagaaaaagtataGAGGAAGCATATTCTGCAGGTGTCCTGTGTCTGCTTGCTTGCACAGCTACTTTAGCTGCTGGAGTCAACCTGCCAGCTAGAAGGTTAGTAATGGAAACAGATTTCATTGTTTTGTTAGTTTGTGCTTTGTAAAAAAACTAGCAAGTTGGAAACATCAGTGCTATTTAAAGCatgtttctgcttttactgTCAAATTGAAAGTGTAAAGGACTTTGTGTTCAATTCAGGGCACAATTAAGACTGCAAAGTTTTTGTGCAGGAGATGTGAACTGGTAGCAAGTCCTTCAGGATGCATAGCAGGGAAACACTTACCTGAACGGATTAAGGAAATTTTAGTAAATGGAGGAAATGCTTCAGTACTTTAGTAATTTTATCCAAAAGAGTAAGGAGTTCATGGTGGTTTCTTTAGATCTTGTCTTAAGAGCAGTGCTTAAATTGTAAAATAAGTCCAATTTAAGGAGACGTAGTTTGAATATGTTTTAACACAAAAATGTATTAGTTTTTCTTATGCAACTGCTGATGAAATGGCTGCTCTAGTCTGTATGACCAAAGACTGTTTGCGAAGAATCCGGTTTCATGTGCGTGTTTGAATAATGCAtctgaagggagaaaaatactTCCTAGAGACAAGTGTTGTTTTCTAGCATCACTGATGTATGGGCACTGTTGCTTATGTTTTTTCAGTCaggtttattttgtattttagtgatttttcaGTCTTAAACTCAGGCCTTTGAGTAGATGTAAAGACTAGTTCCAAAGGCTCTGCAAAACATAACTAACAGGGCTTGCTCAATAAACCTTaaattgttaaattattttgtggttGATTTACTCATCTGTTCAAGCGGTTgtatttggtttttaataagCAAGAGGAGTATTAAAAGAGTGTATTTGTAAAATGTTATTGCTGCTTTAGTAATTTTAATATAAAGCATAACTTACTAAAGACTTCTTCACAGGGTTATTCTAAGAGCTCCTTATGTTGCTAGTGACTTCCTGAAGAAGAACCAGTATAAACAAATGATTGGCAGAGCTGGTCGAGCTGGTATTGACGATGCTGGAGAAAGTATTCTCATAGTGCAAGAGAAAGACAGGCACTTGGTAATTTTTACAAAGCTGTTGATAATTTGTTGGATTAAGCTGGTGGGATAAACATCAGGAACTGAGTTGCCTAGCTTAATTTTTGTTGACTTCTTCACAATGCAAGTATTTGATTTATGTAACAATAACTACAATCTACCTTCATGtagtttgttttcagacatgAACATAAACTCTAGATATCTACTGTTATTTATAAGCCAAATCATGAGTATCAATATTGTTAAAAGTGTTAAACtaatgcataaatattttccctgaactaatgtttcttgctctttttaGGTTCAGGATTTAGTTAGCAGTCCTTTGGAGAACTGTTACAGCAATCTTCTGCTGGAGCTGACCAAGGGAATGCAGAGCCTGTTGTTATCTTTGGTTGGACTGAAGGTATCAGTTAACTCTTCTCTGTGAGTAAGCTATGTGCTCCTTGGCAATGCAAAGAAAATCTTATCTGCCGATTCtatagaaaaaaaccagattGCCTTAAAGTTCAGCAAGGCCTCTAATCAGATGAGAAAGACAAAGATTTGAttagtgtttttatttaactgAGCCAGTGTTATGGATTTACACATACAGGCTGCTGTAACAGGGTCCGTCTTAGGATCCTGGTGGTTAATGTGAGGTCCAAGAGAAGGTTTCCAATTCCTCTTTATTTCTCGGGTTAAAGCTTGAGCTGGGTGCCCCTGGAGGGGGACCCCTACCCCAGATTGTGCCCCCCAGTTTTACCTGTACCACCCAGAAACCAATCCTCAAGTCTAGTCACTTAATTCTGGTCAGTGGTCTCTTGATGTGtttgtaatttgttttctttgtcgCTGGGCAGACCTTCTTCTGAAGTTACCTCATTCTCTCGGAATTGTTTCCCAGGGCCTTATCATCTTCATTCCATTCATATCTGCCAGATTCTGCGAGTTCTGTGTTAGCAGCATTAATTTTATCAAAAAGTTTGCTCTCAGTCAGCTGTTGCGGCCTAGGGCTTCACCTACTTTAGCTACTAATGCTAAATGAAACTATTCAGAGATAAGAATACAGTTAATCAAACGTATTCCATAACAGGAAGCAATCATGTAACATGACAGTTTCCTAATGTGTAAAAGTCAAAATTGTATCTACCTTATGATACATTACAGTATCAGTAATATTTCAATATCTGATACTTGAttcaaataatacaaataaaacaatgGAAACAAATTAATATGATGCAGTAGCTAGAGTAATAGAACAGAGAGCATCCTGTCAGATCCATCTTAGACTGTCTATTGTTCTATTTGTTGTCATGTATTTCTATAGAAACACATTAACAGGATATCAAACGGCTTTAGTATTCAGTAAACTGTTTTGTATAGTTTGTTTTATGTTATGTGGAATGATACCTTTAAATGTGCTAATCACTTGCAAAACTGATGCAGATAGCAGTTACCCATGAGGAAGTCAACAATTTTATGTGCAGTACGTTGCTGggtgttcagcagcagctcctgtctAAAGAGAAGAGCCTCTCAGAGATAATTAAAGATGGGCTAGAAAATCTAATAGAAAAAGGACTCCTGCAAGGAAGAATATCTGAGAAGGACAACAATTCCAAATGCATACTAACAGTCACACCATTGGGTAAAGCTACATATaaaggtaagatttttttttttaattcttattatAATATTTCCTTCAACAAACTCTTTCATCTCAACCTTATCTCAATTTGATATGTTTTCCCATCTTCAGTCTGAAACGCAGTGAAAAGTTCTAGAGGCGCAGTTGTGATTATTAAACAATGTGCTGGATTGAAAATGGGAATGAATCCAGTAGTGGATAACTGAACATGATGGGAATTAAGTGTAATAACATTGGTCACAATGGGAGTAAAACCAGAACTGTAcccagaaataaatttaaagatACGATTTGGTGATTGTAACCAAAATGGCTCATGACCTCGCTTTATAATTCGTTTTTGTGTAGATATTGTGAACAGGGGGATTTCTTAACCTCTTGGGAAACTAAGAGGGAAAGGAAGCATATGACATGCAGATCAGTTGtaataaagaagaaagattaTATCGAAGTTCTGTTTTCCTGTCATAAAATAGCAGTACATTGTGTTTTTATTATAGGATCTATAGACTTGGCGTACTGCAATCTTCTTTACAGAGAATTGAAGAAAGGTTTGGAAGGTCTGATTCTTGAAAGCAGTCTTCATTTGCTGTATCTAGCAACTCCATATGATATGACTTCTAACTGTAGCCCAGACTGGATGATATACTTGAAACAGGTGAGAATTTACTAGCAAACATATTAGGGTATATGGTAATCCTGCTTAATAAATTTTAACTAAATGCTTACATGTAGAAAATGTAGATAGTGGGGTAAGGATTTGATGAAAAAATAAGATATACTAGTTTATTTTCAGTCATAGGGTAGAGTGCTTTCCTGTATTGCATAAAAACCTAAGTTGTGTTGTATTTGGCCTTATTTGGAGGAAACAGTTGCATGAAACACATCTCAAGAGTTTCCAATACTGAAATCCTCTCTCTAACCTTGGTGCTAGCCTTGCTATCACCAGGTTCTGGTTAATCTTGAACAAAAATTCACTATAAAATAGCTAAATTTAACCACATCATAATAGTTTTGCAAGAAAATGACTATTAAATTACTCAAAACCCATCGTTACCGTCTGACTTTTAAATTAATCAAACCCCATCTTTACCTTCTGATGCTCACTCATTTCATCTGTAAATTTGGGAGCAAAACCCACTAGACAGCATTAAGTCTTAACCCTTGTTTTGTATCTGAGGCTAATGCTTAACTCCAGCTGAACTATCGCACCGTGACCAATACCTTCCTACAGACCACTATGCTTACGTCAGCCCGAAAAGCACAGCCACTAGTCTAGTCTCACAAACTCTGTAAAATCCACTGATAATTTAACTAACCTTTTCTGTAAAGTGTTTTATACTAGGGTAGCACTAAAATCTATTT of the Caloenas nicobarica isolate bCalNic1 chromosome 4, bCalNic1.hap1, whole genome shotgun sequence genome contains:
- the HELQ gene encoding helicase POLQ-like isoform X2 → MFGDYDSFCGNDFLLTQVDDIEHEYLQDKNVDIKAAGDIVLGNLQARVHQDKEDNISTSENMVVLKADKEDDFQMNENDLVDRNQEPSGSVLDELPSSQLLYFEKMNELSSGSRKSAGTEERDKCIGSSLDKIRSPVSFCPEAEPKNRTTDFSSDSKCDLLKTESLKDHLKSAMTGNAKAQTLQVSKTKQLKEAVLSEEICVARKTIGSSSVDIGPFYGLPSKVKDLLKQFRGIETLYEWQHNCLMLESLQQRKNLIYSLPTSGGKTLVAEIIILQELLCRQKNVLMILPYVAIVQEKVRGLSSFGIELGFLVEEYAGSKGRFPPIKRRIKKSLYIATIEKGHALVNSLIETERIDDLGLVVVDELHMLGEGSRGATLEITLAKILYTSKNIQIIGMSATLNNVADLQKFLQAEYYTNNFRPVELKEYVKIRDTIYAVDSKTEKGFTFSRLLNFKYSSNLEKADPDHIIALVTEVIPKYSCLIFCPTKKNCENVASMVCKYLQKEFRAHREKEKQDLIKDLKNIGNGSVCPVLKQTIPFGVAYHHSGLTNDERKSIEEAYSAGVLCLLACTATLAAGVNLPARRVILRAPYVASDFLKKNQYKQMIGRAGRAGIDDAGESILIVQEKDRHLVQDLVSSPLENCYSNLLLELTKGMQSLLLSLVGLKIAVTHEEVNNFMCSTLLGVQQQLLSKEKSLSEIIKDGLENLIEKGLLQGRISEKDNNSKCILTVTPLGKATYKGSIDLAYCNLLYRELKKGLEGLILESSLHLLYLATPYDMTSNCSPDWMIYLKQFNQLSAAEQKVADIVGVPESFIIKKASGQAIRKNAESAVVNRLYLTFVLYALLKETNVWSVSEKFNMSRGYVQNLLSSAASFASCVLHFCEELEEFWVYKALLTELTKQLTYCVKTELIPLMEVAGVLEARAKQLYNAGYKTLAHLANANPEILVKVIERLSRRQAKQIVSSAKMLLSEKAESLQEEVEELLKVPTDIPGTY
- the HELQ gene encoding helicase POLQ-like isoform X3, with translation MLESLQQRKNLIYSLPTSGGKTLVAEIIILQELLCRQKNVLMILPYVAIVQEKVRGLSSFGIELGFLVEEYAGSKGRFPPIKRRIKKSLYIATIEKGHALVNSLIETERIDDLGLVVVDELHMLGEGSRGATLEITLAKILYTSKNIQIIGMSATLNNVADLQKFLQAEYYTNNFRPVELKEYVKIRDTIYAVDSKTEKGFTFSRLLNFKYSSNLEKADPDHIIALVTEVIPKYSCLIFCPTKKNCENVASMVCKYLQKEFRAHREKEKQDLIKDLKNIGNGSVCPVLKQTIPFGVAYHHSGLTNDERKSIEEAYSAGVLCLLACTATLAAGVNLPARRVILRAPYVASDFLKKNQYKQMIGRAGRAGIDDAGESILIVQEKDRHLVQDLVSSPLENCYSNLLLELTKGMQSLLLSLVGLKIAVTHEEVNNFMCSTLLGVQQQLLSKEKSLSEIIKDGLENLIEKGLLQGRISEKDNNSKCILTVTPLGKATYKGSIDLAYCNLLYRELKKGLEGLILESSLHLLYLATPYDMTSNCSPDWMIYLKQFNQLSAAEQKVADIVGVPESFIIKKASGQAIRKNAESAVVNRLYLTFVLYALLKETNVWSVSEKFNMSRGYVQNLLSSAASFASCVLHFCEELEEFWVYKALLTELTKQLTYCVKTELIPLMEVAGVLEARAKQLYNAGYKTLAHLANANPEILVKVIERLSRRQAKQIVSSAKMLLSEKAESLQEEVEELLKVPTDIPGTY
- the HELQ gene encoding helicase POLQ-like isoform X1, with the translated sequence MAEPGLAVRRRSRRGSVCKRSRAPAQPSAVCSPVARKRPSSGGEGTTCSNDSEEDMFGDYDSFCGNDFLLTQVDDIEHEYLQDKNVDIKAAGDIVLGNLQARVHQDKEDNISTSENMVVLKADKEDDFQMNENDLVDRNQEPSGSVLDELPSSQLLYFEKMNELSSGSRKSAGTEERDKCIGSSLDKIRSPVSFCPEAEPKNRTTDFSSDSKCDLLKTESLKDHLKSAMTGNAKAQTLQVSKTKQLKEAVLSEEICVARKTIGSSSVDIGPFYGLPSKVKDLLKQFRGIETLYEWQHNCLMLESLQQRKNLIYSLPTSGGKTLVAEIIILQELLCRQKNVLMILPYVAIVQEKVRGLSSFGIELGFLVEEYAGSKGRFPPIKRRIKKSLYIATIEKGHALVNSLIETERIDDLGLVVVDELHMLGEGSRGATLEITLAKILYTSKNIQIIGMSATLNNVADLQKFLQAEYYTNNFRPVELKEYVKIRDTIYAVDSKTEKGFTFSRLLNFKYSSNLEKADPDHIIALVTEVIPKYSCLIFCPTKKNCENVASMVCKYLQKEFRAHREKEKQDLIKDLKNIGNGSVCPVLKQTIPFGVAYHHSGLTNDERKSIEEAYSAGVLCLLACTATLAAGVNLPARRVILRAPYVASDFLKKNQYKQMIGRAGRAGIDDAGESILIVQEKDRHLVQDLVSSPLENCYSNLLLELTKGMQSLLLSLVGLKIAVTHEEVNNFMCSTLLGVQQQLLSKEKSLSEIIKDGLENLIEKGLLQGRISEKDNNSKCILTVTPLGKATYKGSIDLAYCNLLYRELKKGLEGLILESSLHLLYLATPYDMTSNCSPDWMIYLKQFNQLSAAEQKVADIVGVPESFIIKKASGQAIRKNAESAVVNRLYLTFVLYALLKETNVWSVSEKFNMSRGYVQNLLSSAASFASCVLHFCEELEEFWVYKALLTELTKQLTYCVKTELIPLMEVAGVLEARAKQLYNAGYKTLAHLANANPEILVKVIERLSRRQAKQIVSSAKMLLSEKAESLQEEVEELLKVPTDIPGTY